ataattgtaaaataaaaatataatatataagatAGTACTTTCTAACTTCATTGCAAAAAGAGATGATTCCCAAATAAATGCATAATTAGATTACTCACTTGGGCTCAAAACCTATTTCTCACACAGAATGGTAGTGGAAAAGGATCAAAGAGAGTCACCTGCATTGATTGACTCGGTAACGCCTCTGGTCTCCTCCAAAGTTCTAGAAAAATAAACCCACCACCTAAAAAtctcaataatatataaatCATCCAGCGGAAAAATCAGCGACAACTGAAAATATACATCATATATAAAACGACAATCCCACAGCTCCAATTCCCTCAAGTAAAATATCTTATGAGAAGCCATGAATTTATATAAGAACATTTAAAGGGTACGCAGAGAGAGAGCTCTACGGGCAGAAGGGTCTCCCCTGGCGAGTCCTATGGCTTGGAATATTGAAATGCCTTATCCTCCCCTCTTGTTCCCTCAGATACCCTTCACAGAGAAACGCCTTGGAGAATTTGTCCTCCACAACTCTATCAACATCATGAACAAACACATCCGTCTCGCCTTCCTCTCTGTTCCTCGCCATCAGCCCGGCTGTGTATATGGCAGTCATCCTCCCCGGCGCATCATCGTGATACCCAGTTGGCGCATCCACCATAATCAAGTCCCATTCAATGTCGTAGACTTCACTGGGAAATCCCTTGAGGGAAAGCTGGCATTTTGAGAATCTGGGATCGCTCACAAATTTGCAGTCTTCTCCCATTCCAATCTTCATCAGCTCGTCGGCCTGGTGAACTTTGGTGTCGTATGAAACATGGTAGGACTCTAATGTGGGTAAACGTTCCAGGATTTGCTCGATCCAGGCCTTGTCTTCTTCGAGGAAAACTGTACGGCCGCCGTGGTTGAGGGAGGTCCACATGAGGCTGTCGTGGCCGAGGCCAAAGACTAGGAAGTTGCACGGCGATTTCTTTGCTAGAATTCTTGCTGACACTGAGATTTCTTTGAGGGTCTGTTGTGGGGTGATGTTGGTTGTGACGTAGTGGATGAGGGCGTTGGCTAGGGAAGGTGGGGTTTTGGTGCATGTTGGT
This window of the Corylus avellana chromosome ca5, CavTom2PMs-1.0 genome carries:
- the LOC132181356 gene encoding glucuronoxylan 4-O-methyltransferase 3-like, yielding MKPKTQFSINLKLILLCSFFLILLLLLVRSSFSSYQAPISETHLSNSTEPIQEPQSTTPECSSLLLKPTCTKTPPSLANALIHYVTTNITPQQTLKEISVSARILAKKSPCNFLVFGLGHDSLMWTSLNHGGRTVFLEEDKAWIEQILERLPTLESYHVSYDTKVHQADELMKIGMGEDCKFVSDPRFSKCQLSLKGFPSEVYDIEWDLIMVDAPTGYHDDAPGRMTAIYTAGLMARNREEGETDVFVHDVDRVVEDKFSKAFLCEGYLREQEGRIRHFNIPSHRTRQGRPFCP